In Methanobacterium sp. Maddingley MBC34, one genomic interval encodes:
- a CDS encoding ribose-phosphate pyrophosphokinase (PFAM: Phosphoribosyl transferase domain~TIGRFAM: ribose-phosphate pyrophosphokinase), producing the protein MVILMIIGGSSSQKLAANIAHEMGDELCPIESRKFPDGERYVRIKGEVEEGVVVVQSTGYPQDENLMELFLILKTIRNMGITDIRTVIPYFGYGRQEKSFNYGEAVSAEVVCQLIEFAGASSVYSINLHEKSICDLFSVPAYNLSAMPSIADYVTNNVEDPVIIAPDKGALGFAQEVASILNCESDYLEKVRLSPEKVETKPKNLDVNGRDAVIVDDIISTGGTIVNACNILKEHQARRIVVSCVHPVLVGDALLKIFAAGADDVVGTNTLKSEVSNVSVASLVADALK; encoded by the coding sequence ATGGTGATTTTAATGATAATCGGAGGATCTTCTTCCCAGAAACTAGCCGCAAACATTGCCCACGAGATGGGTGATGAACTTTGTCCCATTGAAAGTCGAAAATTCCCTGATGGAGAACGTTACGTAAGAATTAAAGGAGAAGTTGAGGAAGGAGTGGTGGTGGTGCAGTCCACTGGCTACCCCCAGGATGAAAACCTCATGGAACTCTTCCTGATATTGAAAACCATTCGTAACATGGGCATCACTGACATCCGCACAGTCATCCCCTATTTTGGTTATGGTAGACAGGAAAAAAGTTTTAATTACGGTGAAGCGGTCTCTGCAGAGGTTGTTTGCCAGTTAATAGAGTTTGCAGGTGCAAGTTCTGTATACAGTATAAATCTCCATGAAAAAAGCATCTGTGATCTTTTCAGTGTTCCCGCCTATAATTTGTCAGCCATGCCATCCATTGCTGATTACGTTACAAATAATGTGGAAGATCCAGTAATCATAGCACCAGATAAGGGTGCTCTGGGTTTTGCTCAAGAAGTTGCGAGTATCCTTAACTGTGAATCAGATTATCTGGAGAAAGTACGCCTATCCCCAGAAAAAGTGGAGACCAAACCCAAAAACCTGGATGTTAATGGTAGGGATGCAGTTATAGTCGATGATATCATCAGCACCGGTGGGACCATTGTCAATGCCTGCAACATCCTGAAAGAACACCAGGCCCGTAGGATTGTAGTGAGCTGTGTGCACCCTGTACTGGTGGGTGATGCCTTGCTTAAGATATTCGCTGCCGGAGCAGACGATGTTGTGGGAACCAACACCCTTAAATCTGAAGTGAGTAATGTTTCTGTGGCGAGTTTAGTGGCTGATGCATTGAAATAA
- a CDS encoding hydrogenase nickel insertion protein HypA (PFAM: Hydrogenase expression/synthesis hypA family~TIGRFAM: hydrogenase nickel insertion protein HypA), with protein MHELSMAQAIVDTVIDAAEKNNATEVVEVTIEVGMLTMLNPEQLKFLLDVIVEDTLLKNAEIIIEDVPVEIDCRGCEFTGLANTDGSDHYLAIVVCPECGERNVEILTGKECNVKTIKIEKSDEDA; from the coding sequence ATGCACGAATTATCCATGGCCCAGGCCATAGTGGACACAGTAATAGATGCTGCAGAGAAAAATAACGCCACAGAGGTAGTGGAAGTCACTATTGAAGTGGGAATGCTAACCATGCTAAATCCAGAGCAGTTAAAATTCTTATTAGATGTCATAGTGGAGGACACACTCCTTAAAAACGCAGAAATCATTATTGAAGATGTTCCGGTGGAAATTGACTGTCGTGGTTGTGAATTCACCGGATTGGCAAATACCGATGGTTCAGACCATTATCTGGCAATCGTAGTATGCCCTGAGTGTGGGGAAAGGAATGTGGAAATCTTAACTGGAAAAGAATGTAACGTTAAAACCATTAAAATAGAGAAGAGTGATGAGGATGCATAA